The following coding sequences lie in one Moritella viscosa genomic window:
- a CDS encoding putative exported metallo-beta-lactamase, which produces MKNIAVIVIMASVFTFSLNAATKVNFSIINTGQSASSSEGLIVSGGDWFKKRQLEHNAVLIQHEQGDLLIDTGLGKDVDKQVAAMSWLDQQLFAYTKALPVIDQLQKQRYDFKRLKAIIPTHLHWDHVSGIEDFIALNTPVWVQKNELETAKKHAPPAFIQSQFDDPAINWNFISLNKKNVLGFSASLDIFDDGSVILIDLSGHTHGQIGVLVNNEYLFIGDSTWSIKGVKNNVGRSGLVKWLVDLNYDQQQSDNMVKKLHQLTIQNKKLVIVPAHDEIVAATLPRYPKFLM; this is translated from the coding sequence ATGAAAAATATAGCTGTTATTGTCATTATGGCAAGTGTGTTTACTTTCAGCTTAAACGCGGCGACTAAGGTAAATTTCTCGATCATCAATACAGGGCAATCTGCGAGCAGTTCTGAAGGTCTTATTGTATCGGGTGGGGATTGGTTTAAAAAACGTCAGCTCGAGCACAATGCGGTACTCATTCAACATGAACAAGGAGATTTATTAATTGATACCGGCCTTGGTAAAGACGTAGATAAGCAAGTGGCGGCCATGAGCTGGCTTGACCAGCAGTTATTTGCTTACACTAAGGCTTTGCCAGTGATAGATCAGCTACAAAAACAAAGATATGATTTCAAACGATTAAAAGCCATAATACCGACCCATTTACATTGGGATCATGTATCTGGAATTGAAGATTTCATCGCTTTAAACACACCAGTATGGGTGCAGAAAAATGAACTTGAAACCGCAAAAAAACATGCACCACCAGCCTTTATTCAAAGCCAATTTGATGATCCTGCGATAAACTGGAATTTCATCTCATTAAATAAGAAAAATGTATTAGGTTTTTCAGCTAGTTTAGATATTTTTGATGATGGTTCTGTCATCTTGATCGACCTGTCTGGTCACACCCATGGTCAGATAGGTGTACTGGTTAATAATGAATATCTGTTTATTGGCGATAGCACATGGTCAATTAAAGGTGTGAAAAATAATGTAGGCCGCAGCGGATTAGTGAAATGGTTAGTGGATCTCAATTACGATCAACAGCAGTCCGATAATATGGTTAAAAAATTGCATCAATTGACCATACAAAATAAAAAGTTAGTTATTGTGCCAGCTCATGATGAAATAGTCGCAGCAACTTTGCCGCGCTATCCTAAATTTTTAATGTGA
- a CDS encoding putative membrane associated signaling protein, GGDEF family protein translates to MFKEIKTSLIIQLIFAASVVLSVITVYAIHNYKHQQQRLAAQNLSDSYANLIKSNINQVLSATFPLAAFVQHQHLDEAGFAQFATEMLPFYPGIVALQLAPDGIIQYIAPLTGNEKAIGHNLLTSASRNKEAFAARDSGKLTLAGPFNLVQGKYGAVGLLPIYLDNPNGEAYFWGFATVLMHFPHVLETANLPALVEAGFAYQLSRIHPDTKKIQILSHSAEPLLDDYVVNNIKIENVTWMLKVSPINCWAHYASIIVTSLFGIIFTILTTFFSILAMRIKNSQASLKNIVASRTKELGDNLKRLNLALTSAGQVWFELNVQSGEILFGGQYEQLSEYMPGDIQTTLAQWLEKIHPDDLESVSNKYQKALIAGIPFELEYRRKDKDGNWLWIHTSCEFTESDAHKKPLWCTGVHTNISQRKKIELRDNARSAVLEKLLKGEPLNIILEHIVNFIEQEQTGSLCSVLLANAQGTHLNAGFSSSRIPDDYNEAVDGIEIGDGVGSCGTAAFTKKRVIVENIQTHSYWTNFKALAAKAQLAACWSEPIIGSNNQLLGTFAIYQRKPSMPTEHDFKLLEFAVQLSVIAIERNLSDKKIKLSSRVFSDTNEGLMITDTTGKIIDINPAFTRTTGYSRHEVLGQTPNILSSDKQSPAFFIEMWQNLIEQGHWYGEVWNKKKNGELFAARLSISSLTNDDDDTLHYVGLFSDITEIKQQQKLELMAHYDMLTKLPNRSLLADRFRSSIAHSKRTDTMFGVCFLDLDNFKPVNDSYGHDIGDQLLIAVAQRLKTNIRDEDTASRQGGDEFVLLLGDIESFDHCNEILQRINYFLAQPYIIAGHTFNISVSIGVTLYPGDDADLDTLLRHADYSMYQAKLAGKNRFHLFNPEHDQLTIKKHLQLDEIQQALSNNEFVLYYQPKINMKSGEVFGAEALIRWLHPEKGLIPPLEFLPIIEGSELENRIGDWVINEALKQIVAWQNQRIFIEVSVNIASYHLLSSAFLTQLENALVSHPNLNSKYLQLEILESSALGDLNTIRNILNTCQDVLGVNIALDDFGTGYSSLTHLKNLPANTIKIDQYFVKNMLDDPDDYAIINGVLALADSFNREVIAEGVETTEHGLMLLNMGCYAAQGYGIARPMPASEFPNWLHNYTPNQQWLDSGI, encoded by the coding sequence GAAGCAGGCTTTGCCCAATTCGCAACTGAAATGTTACCTTTCTATCCTGGCATTGTGGCACTGCAACTTGCTCCTGATGGTATTATCCAATATATTGCGCCGTTAACAGGGAATGAAAAGGCGATAGGACATAACTTACTCACTTCAGCTAGTCGGAATAAAGAGGCTTTTGCTGCCAGAGATAGCGGTAAATTAACCCTCGCAGGACCTTTTAATTTAGTCCAAGGAAAGTATGGGGCCGTTGGACTATTACCTATCTATTTGGATAACCCCAACGGGGAAGCCTATTTTTGGGGCTTTGCAACTGTTTTAATGCATTTTCCACACGTACTCGAAACTGCAAATCTACCGGCACTGGTAGAGGCAGGGTTTGCATATCAGTTATCACGCATTCATCCAGACACCAAAAAAATTCAAATTTTATCACATTCAGCAGAACCACTATTAGACGACTATGTCGTAAATAATATAAAAATCGAAAACGTGACTTGGATGTTAAAAGTGTCCCCTATCAATTGCTGGGCTCACTACGCTTCAATTATAGTAACGTCTCTGTTCGGCATAATATTTACGATTTTAACCACCTTTTTCTCCATACTAGCCATGCGCATAAAAAACAGCCAAGCATCACTTAAAAATATTGTGGCTTCACGTACTAAGGAATTGGGGGATAATTTAAAACGCTTAAACTTGGCGCTAACGTCAGCGGGTCAAGTGTGGTTTGAGCTAAACGTACAGAGCGGTGAAATCTTATTTGGCGGCCAGTACGAACAACTGTCAGAGTACATGCCAGGCGATATTCAGACGACCTTAGCGCAATGGCTAGAAAAAATTCATCCCGATGATCTTGAATCTGTCTCCAATAAATATCAAAAAGCTTTGATAGCAGGTATTCCATTTGAGCTGGAATACAGAAGAAAAGACAAAGATGGGAACTGGTTATGGATCCACACATCCTGCGAATTTACAGAATCAGACGCACATAAAAAACCGCTCTGGTGCACTGGCGTTCATACCAATATATCGCAACGCAAAAAAATAGAGCTACGTGATAATGCACGCAGTGCCGTATTAGAGAAATTATTAAAAGGCGAACCATTAAACATAATTTTGGAACATATCGTTAATTTTATCGAACAAGAACAAACGGGATCACTCTGTTCTGTGCTACTGGCAAATGCACAAGGTACTCATCTTAATGCTGGATTTTCTTCGTCACGCATTCCTGATGATTACAATGAAGCTGTTGATGGCATTGAAATTGGTGATGGCGTAGGCAGTTGTGGTACCGCAGCGTTCACCAAAAAAAGAGTAATTGTAGAGAATATACAAACTCATTCCTACTGGACTAATTTTAAAGCGTTAGCAGCCAAGGCTCAACTAGCCGCTTGTTGGTCTGAACCTATTATCGGTTCAAACAACCAACTGCTTGGCACTTTTGCAATTTACCAACGTAAGCCAAGTATGCCAACAGAACACGATTTCAAATTGCTCGAATTCGCAGTTCAACTCAGTGTGATAGCGATTGAACGAAATCTGTCAGATAAAAAAATCAAGCTTTCTTCCCGTGTATTTAGCGATACCAATGAAGGGCTAATGATTACAGATACGACAGGTAAAATTATTGATATCAACCCTGCTTTCACTCGAACCACTGGTTACAGCCGTCACGAAGTATTAGGTCAAACCCCGAATATCCTCTCTTCTGACAAGCAGAGTCCTGCTTTCTTTATTGAAATGTGGCAAAACCTCATTGAACAAGGCCACTGGTATGGTGAAGTCTGGAATAAAAAGAAAAACGGTGAACTCTTTGCTGCTCGATTGTCTATTTCTTCTCTCACAAATGACGATGATGATACATTACACTATGTGGGTTTATTTTCTGATATAACCGAGATTAAACAACAACAAAAGCTGGAGTTGATGGCGCATTATGACATGCTCACCAAGTTGCCCAACCGCTCACTGCTTGCAGATCGTTTTAGGTCTAGCATTGCCCACAGTAAACGAACTGACACTATGTTTGGTGTGTGTTTTCTCGATTTGGACAATTTCAAACCTGTTAATGATAGCTATGGTCATGACATAGGCGATCAGTTACTCATTGCTGTCGCCCAGCGTCTGAAAACTAATATCAGAGATGAAGATACCGCGTCACGCCAAGGGGGAGATGAATTTGTCCTGCTGCTAGGTGATATAGAGTCATTTGATCACTGTAACGAAATACTGCAACGAATTAATTATTTTCTGGCCCAGCCTTATATAATCGCAGGGCATACTTTTAATATTAGTGTCTCGATTGGGGTAACGCTATATCCAGGTGATGATGCTGACTTAGATACTTTATTACGTCACGCTGACTATTCGATGTATCAAGCAAAATTAGCCGGAAAAAATCGCTTCCATCTATTTAACCCCGAGCACGATCAACTGACGATTAAAAAACACCTGCAACTTGATGAGATACAACAAGCCTTATCAAATAACGAATTTGTTTTGTATTACCAACCCAAAATCAATATGAAAAGCGGTGAAGTATTTGGTGCTGAAGCGTTAATTCGATGGTTGCATCCAGAGAAAGGATTGATCCCGCCACTTGAATTTTTACCGATCATTGAGGGATCAGAATTAGAGAACCGGATCGGAGATTGGGTTATTAATGAAGCATTGAAACAAATTGTGGCATGGCAAAATCAGCGTATTTTTATTGAAGTAAGTGTCAATATCGCATCCTATCACCTGCTATCATCCGCATTCTTAACGCAACTTGAAAATGCGTTAGTAAGCCACCCCAATTTAAACTCCAAATATTTACAATTAGAAATATTGGAAAGCAGCGCACTGGGTGATCTCAATACAATCCGTAACATTCTCAATACCTGTCAGGATGTACTAGGCGTGAATATCGCTCTAGATGATTTTGGTACGGGTTATTCCTCTCTGACTCACCTAAAAAACTTGCCTGCTAATACGATCAAAATAGATCAGTATTTTGTAAAAAATATGCTAGACGACCCTGATGATTATGCCATTATTAATGGCGTCCTTGCGCTAGCTGATTCCTTTAATCGCGAAGTCATTGCTGAAGGTGTTGAAACAACGGAACACGGTTTGATGTTACTCAACATGGGATGCTATGCGGCGCAAGGCTATGGTATTGCCCGGCCCATGCCAGCCTCTGAATTCCCAAATTGGTTACACAATTATACACCAAACCAACAATGGCTCGATAGTGGCATTTAA